The following coding sequences are from one Papilio machaon chromosome 8, ilPapMach1.1, whole genome shotgun sequence window:
- the LOC106714323 gene encoding palmitoyltransferase ZDHHC6, with amino-acid sequence MGSSPFRRLLHWGPIAVLCIIKLITWAMVHLIGMWWPPHESIPAALHAATFLSLAVSTLYFFLQSLLEGPGFVPLGWRPDNELDIAKLQYCATCKGYKAPRSHHCRQCGYCVMKMDHHCPWINCCVGHSNHGYFTLFLISAVLGCLHASIVLSICVYHAINRVWYLHNGTGHEPIVYLTLTTLLLTLLAVGMAVGVVLAVGTLLYLQIRGILRNRTTIEDWIMEKAVNRREEQGLPAFVFPYDLGWRCNLRFLLNSHRYDGLHWPLRIGCGQYDLTMEQIAQKEEKRQRSRLFVAAEGYGGQWVPLRRPRAALSAPCSAEPRLTLRPGDLIRATRQRRHWLFGELVVKEARGPRGWFPSAVAVPADARAHMLARASDHEHAHEHAHTHAKPD; translated from the exons ATGGGTTCATCTCCATTTCGCAGATTACTGCACTGGGGTCCTATTGCGGTATTAT GCATTATCAAGTTAATAACATGGGCGATGGTGCACTTGATAGGCATGTGGTGGCCACCACACGAGTCCATCCCTGCAGCACTGCATGCCGCTACCTTCTTAAGTCTAGCAGTTTCCACACTATACTTTTTCCTTCAGTCTTTACTTGAAGGACCCGGCTTTGTACCACTAGGGTGGAGACCA gaCAATGAATTGGACATTGCAAAGCTACAATACTGTGCAACTTGTAAAGGCTACAAGGCGCCACGGTCACATCACTGCAggcaat GTGGCTACTGTGTAATGAAAATGGATCATCATTGCCCTTGGATAAACTGTTGCGTGGGCCACAGCAACCACGGTTATTTCACTCTATTTCTGATCTCAGCTGTATTGGGATGCTTGCATGCTTCTATA GTGCTGTCAATTTGCGTGTACCACGCGATCAACCGCGTGTGGTACTTGCACAATGGCACAGGCCACGAGCCCATTGTCTACCTCACACTTACCACGCTGCTGCTGACTCTACTGGCTGTCGGTATGGCAGTGGGAGTGGTCCTGGCTGTTGGTACTCTGCTTTATCTACAG attcGTGGAATCCTCCGCAACCGAACAACAATTGAGGACTGGATAATGGAGAAGGCGGTAAACCGTCGCGAGGAGCAAGGTCTGCCTGCGTTCGTGTTCCCCTACGACCTGGGTTGGCGCTGCAACCTGCGCTTCTTGCTCAACAGCCACCGCTATGACGGCCTGCACTGGCCACTGCGCATCGGTTGCGGGCAGTACGACCTCACT ATGGAGCAGATagcgcagaaggaggagaagCGGCAGCGGTCGCGGTTGTTCGTGGCTGCGGAGGGTTACGGCGGGCAGTGGGTGCCGCTGCGCAGGCCGCGCGCTGCGCTCTCTGCACCCTGCAGCGCCGAGCCCCGCCTGACCCTGCGCCCCGGGGACCTCATACGTGCTACAAGACAGCGCAG ACACTGGTTGTTCGGTGAGCTGGTGGTGAAAGAAGCGCGAGGTCCGCGTGGCTGGTTCCCCAGCGCCGTGGCGGTGCCGGCAGACGCGCGCGCACACATGCTCGCCCGCGCCTCCGACCACGAGCACGCTCACGAACATGCGCACACGCACGCCAAGCCCGACTAG